In Microbacterium sp. ABRD28, the genomic stretch CGGATCGTGCAGGAGGCGCTGACCAATGCGTTGCGCCACGCCCCGTCCGCCCGACGGGTGGACGTGACGATCGAGCGGGTCGATGGGGACCTGAGGGTCGAGGTGGTCGATGACGGGGTGGGGTCTCAGCGCTCGCTTGTCGACGCCCGCCACAGCGGCGCTGACGGTCACGGCCTGATCGGTATGCGGGAACGGGTGGCGCTGTACGGCGGCACCTTCGAGGCGGGGCCGCGCGGGATCAACGGGTGGCGGGTCCGCGCCGTGTTGCCGGCGCCAGAGCGGCCCGACGGAGAGCGAGAGTGAGCGAAACGAGGAGCAGCACGATGTCCGACATCGCGGGCAGTCGAATCCGGATGGCGATCGCCGACGATCAGGCGCTCGTGCGCGCGGGCCTGCGCATGGTGCTCGAGGCGGAGCCCGACATCGACGTCGTCGGCGAGGCCTCCGATGGGCATGAGGCGATCGAGCTGACCCGCGCGCGTCAGGTGGACGTCGTTCTGATGGATGTGCGGATGCCGCGGGTCGACGGCATCGCCGCGACCGCGTCGATCGTGGCCGGCCCGCACCCTCCGCGGGTGCTGATCCTCACCACCTTCGACCTCGACGAGCACGCTTTCGCCGCGATCCGCGCCGGGGCGAGCGGGTTCATGCTGAAAGACGCCCGCCCGGCAGACCTCCTCGCCGCGATCCGCGCGGTGCACGCCGGGGATGCCGCGCTCGCGCCTCGCATCACTCGCCGCATGCTCGAGTTGTTCGGCCGGGACGTGCCGGCGGAGCCGACGGAGCTGTCCGGCGAAGCGGCATCGTTGACGCCTCGCGAGCTCGAGGTGCTGACCGCCATCGGCGAAGGCCTCAGCAACGCCGAGATCGCGGAGCGGCAGTTCGTCGCCGAGTCGACGGTGAAGACCCACGTCGGTCGGCTGCTGACGAAGCTGAACGCCCGCGACCGCGTACACCTCGTCATCTACGCGTACGAGCACGGACTGCTGCGTCCGCAGGGTCGCCCGCGCGCCGACTGACACGTATCGCGCGGCCCCACGTGCCCGCGACCCGTCACAAAACGTCGCTCGCGCGCCGCACAGGCAGCATCCTTCGACGGGTCGCGGGCGCTGACCGCACATCAGGACAGGTCAGCTTCGCGGCCCGGCCACGACCCGTCAAAAAAAGTTGCTCACGCCGCGCGCGGATCGCATCTCTTGACGGGTCGCGGGCGCTGGCCGCGACCGGACCGCTGGGTCGACGGGTCGCGGGGGCGAAGCGCCCGCGTCAGGCCTTGACGAGCCGCGCGATCGCGTCCGACGCCTCTTTGAGCTTCAGCGCCGCCTCGTCGCCCCCGCGCGCCGCCGCGTCGACGACGCAGTGCTTGAGGTGATCGTCGAGCAGCCCCAGCGCGACGTTCTCGAGCGCCGAGCTCAGCGCCGAGATCTGGGTCAGGATGTCGATGCAGTACTGCTCCTCCTCGACCATCCGCTGGATTCCCCGCACCTGCCCCTCCACCCGCCGCAGGCGATTGAGGTAGCGCTGCTTGTCGCTGATGTATCCGTGGGGGCCGGCGTGCGTGTCATCCGTCCCGTGATCGTGCGCGACCGTCGTGTCCGTCATGATGTGATCCTCTCGGAACGATTCTCTTCAAAAGCAGGGATGCCGCCACGCAGCGCAGCCGCGCTGGCCTCGGGCCGCAGGTCGAGTCGGCGCAACAGCTGGGCGTTGAGCGCGACGACGATCGTCGACAACGACATCAGGATCGCACCGACCGACATCGGAAGCACGAACCCGATCGGCGCGAGCACGCCCGCGGCGAGCGGCACCGAGATGAGGTTGTAGCCGGCGGCCCACCACAGGTTCTGCTTCATCTTGCGGTAGCTCGCGCGCGAGAGCTGGATGACCGAGAGCACGGAGCGCGGGTCGTCACTGGCGAGGATGACGCCGGCCGACGCGATCGCGACATCCGTGCCCGCACCGATCGCGATGCCGACATCGGCCTGCGCGAGCGCGGGCGCGTCGTTCACGCCGTCGCCGACCATCGCGACCTTCCGGCCCTCGCGCTGCAGCTCCTGCACCTTGGCGCTCTTGTCTTCGGGACGGACGCCCGCGAACACCCGATCGATGCCGAGCTCGTCGGCGACCGAGCGGGCGACGGCCTCGGCGTCGCCGGTGATCATGACGACCTGCACGTCCAGCCGGTGCAGCGCATCGACGGTCTCGCGCGACTCGTTGCGCACGGCGTCGGCGAGGCGGAGCGCGCCGATCACGGCCCCGTCGGCGACGACGTGCAGGATGATCGCGCCGTCGGCGCGCCACTGGTCGGCGACGTCGAGCTCGGCGGCCTTCTCCTCGGCGAGGAGGTTCGGCCCGCCGACCCGCACGCGGGCGCCCTCCACGGTGGCGGTGACGCCGACCGCGGGCGAGGAGTCGAAGTCGGATGCCGCGGGCACCACGATCCCGCGATCGGAGGCGGCCTGCACGATGGCCTTCGCGAGCGGGTGCTCCGAGTCGGCCTCGGCCGCCGCGGCGAGCGCAAGCACACGGGTCCCGTCGTGACCGGCCGCGGGTTCGATCGCGGTGACGGCCGGGCGGCCCTCGGTGAGGGTGCCGGTCTTGTCGAACAGGACCGTGTCGACGGTGCGCATCTGCTCGAGGGCGAGGCGGTCCTTGACCAGCACGCCGCCGCGCGCGGCCCGCTCGGTCGCGATCGAGACGACGAGCGGAATCGCGAGGCCCAGCGCGTGGGGGCAGGCGATCACGAGCACGGTGATCGTGAGGATGACGCCCTCGTCGACGTTGCCGACGAGCGTCCAGACCAGCATCGTCAACGCGGCCGCGCCGAGCGCGAACCAGAACAGCAGGGCGGCGGCGCGGTCGGCGATGCGCTGCGCGCGTGACGAGGAGTTCTGCGCGTCGGTCACGAGCCGCTGAATGCCCGCGAGAGCGGTGTCGTCGCCGACGGCGGTGATCTCGACGCGGATGCCGGAGTCGGTCGCGACCGTGCCCGCGACGACCGCGGCGCCGGCCTCGCGGCGCACGGGCTTCGACTCGCCCGTGATCATCGACTCGTCGATGCTCGCCGAGCCCGCGACGACGCGACCGTCGGCGGGGACGCGTCCGCCGGGTCGCACGACGACGATGTCGCCGATACGCAGGTCGCTCGGCGCGACGGTCACGGTCTGGTCGCCCTCGACGCGCTCCGCCTCGTCGGGGAGCAGCGCGGCGAGCGAGTCGAGCGCGGAGGTGGTCTGCGCGAGCGAGCGCATCTCGATCCAGTGGCCGAGCAGCATGATCACGATGAGGAGCGCGAGCTCCCACCAGAAGTCGAGTTCGTGATCGAGGATGCCGAGGCTCGACCCCCAGGATGCGACGAACGCGACCGTGATCGCCAGGGCGATGAGGAGCATCATTCCGGGCGTGCGCGAGCGCAGCTCGCTGACCGCGCCGGTGAGGAAGGGGCGGCCGCCCCACACGTACATGACCGTGCCGAGGACGGGCGAGATCCAGGGGACCCAGGGCTGATCGGGCAGGGAGTAGCCGAGGAGCATGGCGAACATGCCCGAGAAGGCGATGACGGGCGCGGCCAGGATCAGGTTCCACCAGAACAGGCGCCGGAACTGCCCGACGTGGTCGCCGTGCCCCGCGTGCCCCCCGTGCCCCGCGTGCCCGCCGTGCCCCTCCTCAGCGCGAGGGTGCACTCCCTCCCCGTGAGGGTGCACTCCCTCCGCGTCAGGGTGCACTCCCTCCGCTTGAGGGTGCACTCGTTCCGCGCCGGGGCGCACTCCCTCGCCCGCAGCGTGTGCACCCTCGCGCGCAGCGTGTGCACCCTCGCGAGGAACATGCGCACCCTCGCCCACAGCGTGTGCACCCTCGCGCGCAGCGCGTGCACCCTCGCGGGTCGGAGGGGTGATGGCGTGGTGCGCGTGGTGGTCGTGGTCGGCCATGATTGACTCCTTCCGGGTACCCCCTGGGGGTATCAGAGAGAACTCCGCGACACCGCGGCGTATTCCGCCGATCCGCGGAAGGCCGACCGGAATCCCCGCAGCCGAAGGCTGTTGCTCACCACGAACACGCTCGAGAACGCCATCGCCGCCCCCGCGAGCATCGGGTTGAGAAGCCCGAGCGCCGCGAGCGGGATCGCCGCGACGTTGTACGCGAACGCCCAGAAGAGATTGCCCTTGATCACCCCGAGGGTCCGCCGCGACAGGCGGATCGCATCCGCCGCCGCCCGCAGATCGCCCGAGACGAGGGTGAGGTCGGAGGCCTCGATCGCGACATCCGTCCCCGTCCCCATCGCCAGGCCCAGGTCGGCCTGCGCGAGCGCGGCGGCGTCGTTCACGCCGTCACCGACCATCGCGACGACCCGCCCCTCCCCCTGCAGACGCTTCACGACCTCGACCTTCTCGGCGGGCAGCACCTCGGCGATGACATCGTCGATGCCGACCTCGGCCGCCACGCGCCGCGCCACCGTGTCGTTGTCACCCGTGAGCAGCACCGGCGTGAGCCCGAGCCGCCGGAAGGCCATGATCGCCTCGGCGCTCGTCGGCTTCACCTGATCCGAAACGGTGAGGATGCCGCGGGCGGCACCGTCCCACCCGACGATCACCGCGGTCGCACCCTCGCCCTCCGCCAGGCGCTTGGCCTCAGCCAGATCGGCGGGCAGCTCCACGGCCCACTCGGCGAGGAGCGCATCTCGTCCGACGAAGACGAGGTGCCCATCAACGACCCCCTGCACGCCGCGTCCCTCGAGGTTCTGGAACGACTCGACGACAGGCAACTCTCCGAAACGCTCGCGAACCGCGACCGAGATCGCCCGGGCGATCGGATGCTCCGACGCCTCCTCGACAGCCCCCGCGAGGCGCAGCAGCTCGTCCTCCGAGACGCCCGCCGTGGCGACGACGCCGGTCAGCGTCATCCGTCCGCTCGTCACCGTGCCGGTCTTGTCGAGCACGATGGTGTCGACGCGGCGGGTCTGCTCGAGCACCTCGGGGCCCTTGATCAGGATGCCCAGCTGCGCGCCGCGACCGGTTCCGACGAGCAGCGCCGTGGGGGTGGCGAGCCCGAGCGCGCAGGGGCAGGCGATGATCAGCACGGCGACGGCCGCGGTGAACGCCGCCTCGGCGCCGAAGCCGGCGCCGAGCCACGCGCCCAGCACGCCGACGGCGATCGCGATGACGACGGGCACGAAGACGCCCGAGATCCGGTCGGCCAGGCGCTGCACCTCGGCTTTGCCCGACTGGGCCTCTTCGACGAGCCGCGCCATCTGGGCCAACTGGGTGTCGGCACCGATGCGGGTGGCGCGCACGACGAGCCGCCCGCCGGCGTTGACGGTCGCACCGACCACCGCGTCGCCGACCGTCACTTCGACGGGCACCGACTCGCCCGTGAGCATCGAGGCGTCCACGGCGCTCCGCCCCTCGACGATCACGCCGTCGGTGGCGATCTTTTCCCCCGGGCGCACGACGAACTCGTCGCCGACGCGCAGGTCGCCGATCGGCACCCGCACCTCCCCCGCCGGGCGCCCGTCAGCAGAGCGGCGCACCGCGACATCCTTCGCCCCCATGTCGAGCAGGGCACGCATCGCGTCGCCCGCCCGGCGCTTCGCGCGCTTTTCGAAGTAGCGACCGGCGAGCACGAACATCGTCACGCCCGCGGCGACCTCGAGGTAGATGTTGGCCGACCCGTCGCTCGGCGCGATGGCGAGGGTGAAGGGGTGGACCATGCCCGGCTCGCCGGCCGTGCCGAAGAACAGGGCCCAGAGCGACCAGAGGAACGCCGCAGAGACGCCGACCGAGATGAGGGTGTCCATCGTCGCCGCGCCGTGGCGGAGGTTCAGCCCCGCCGCACGGTGGAACGGCCACGCCGCCCACACCACCACGGGCGCGGCGAGCGCGAGCGCCGCCCACTGC encodes the following:
- a CDS encoding metal-sensitive transcriptional regulator → MTDTTVAHDHGTDDTHAGPHGYISDKQRYLNRLRRVEGQVRGIQRMVEEEQYCIDILTQISALSSALENVALGLLDDHLKHCVVDAAARGGDEAALKLKEASDAIARLVKA
- a CDS encoding response regulator transcription factor, with amino-acid sequence MSDIAGSRIRMAIADDQALVRAGLRMVLEAEPDIDVVGEASDGHEAIELTRARQVDVVLMDVRMPRVDGIAATASIVAGPHPPRVLILTTFDLDEHAFAAIRAGASGFMLKDARPADLLAAIRAVHAGDAALAPRITRRMLELFGRDVPAEPTELSGEAASLTPRELEVLTAIGEGLSNAEIAERQFVAESTVKTHVGRLLTKLNARDRVHLVIYAYEHGLLRPQGRPRAD
- a CDS encoding heavy metal translocating P-type ATPase, which codes for MTTVQPGPTDRVELEIGGMTCASCANRIERKLNKLDGVTASVNYATEKAHVEVPAGTDPATLIAEVEKTGYTAALPAPPEPDPTAASTEGRDDPELRSLRQRVIGSVILGVPVIVLSMIPALQFTYWQWAALALAAPVVVWAAWPFHRAAGLNLRHGAATMDTLISVGVSAAFLWSLWALFFGTAGEPGMVHPFTLAIAPSDGSANIYLEVAAGVTMFVLAGRYFEKRAKRRAGDAMRALLDMGAKDVAVRRSADGRPAGEVRVPIGDLRVGDEFVVRPGEKIATDGVIVEGRSAVDASMLTGESVPVEVTVGDAVVGATVNAGGRLVVRATRIGADTQLAQMARLVEEAQSGKAEVQRLADRISGVFVPVVIAIAVGVLGAWLGAGFGAEAAFTAAVAVLIIACPCALGLATPTALLVGTGRGAQLGILIKGPEVLEQTRRVDTIVLDKTGTVTSGRMTLTGVVATAGVSEDELLRLAGAVEEASEHPIARAISVAVRERFGELPVVESFQNLEGRGVQGVVDGHLVFVGRDALLAEWAVELPADLAEAKRLAEGEGATAVIVGWDGAARGILTVSDQVKPTSAEAIMAFRRLGLTPVLLTGDNDTVARRVAAEVGIDDVIAEVLPAEKVEVVKRLQGEGRVVAMVGDGVNDAAALAQADLGLAMGTGTDVAIEASDLTLVSGDLRAAADAIRLSRRTLGVIKGNLFWAFAYNVAAIPLAALGLLNPMLAGAAMAFSSVFVVSNSLRLRGFRSAFRGSAEYAAVSRSSL
- a CDS encoding heavy metal translocating P-type ATPase, with translation MHPRAEEGHGGHAGHGGHAGHGDHVGQFRRLFWWNLILAAPVIAFSGMFAMLLGYSLPDQPWVPWISPVLGTVMYVWGGRPFLTGAVSELRSRTPGMMLLIALAITVAFVASWGSSLGILDHELDFWWELALLIVIMLLGHWIEMRSLAQTTSALDSLAALLPDEAERVEGDQTVTVAPSDLRIGDIVVVRPGGRVPADGRVVAGSASIDESMITGESKPVRREAGAAVVAGTVATDSGIRVEITAVGDDTALAGIQRLVTDAQNSSSRAQRIADRAAALLFWFALGAAALTMLVWTLVGNVDEGVILTITVLVIACPHALGLAIPLVVSIATERAARGGVLVKDRLALEQMRTVDTVLFDKTGTLTEGRPAVTAIEPAAGHDGTRVLALAAAAEADSEHPLAKAIVQAASDRGIVVPAASDFDSSPAVGVTATVEGARVRVGGPNLLAEEKAAELDVADQWRADGAIILHVVADGAVIGALRLADAVRNESRETVDALHRLDVQVVMITGDAEAVARSVADELGIDRVFAGVRPEDKSAKVQELQREGRKVAMVGDGVNDAPALAQADVGIAIGAGTDVAIASAGVILASDDPRSVLSVIQLSRASYRKMKQNLWWAAGYNLISVPLAAGVLAPIGFVLPMSVGAILMSLSTIVVALNAQLLRRLDLRPEASAAALRGGIPAFEENRSERITS